From Candidatus Hydrogenedentota bacterium, the proteins below share one genomic window:
- a CDS encoding Eco57I restriction-modification methylase domain-containing protein: MDDVIVLDHTVELYVATQCICGRKLPEDLRDTVAKDVKKQFNKWFNASSVQHGVEGSWTLPDGTLAEENVDIVYSKCDRETLESIADEVKGFAVAVADRLSQDRVSLVIDGTMLLYPRSRTDVPCVHEARKLAEPTEHDLAEAVRAASPAARVDRLKAIHALVQRDWSEDSGLEAARDLFCGLLGYEYAGGHLPCYKWPDKLSGHIAGPPMILADANGFKVVYLQLSREKLLRVPEREVIARILHDDPSFRGVFVVSDKARKQWELVNAKVSSESVRGLILRRLQIGVADGGRTTTERLAILDITGEDKLDAAAIQQRHDNAFDVEAVTKGFYKDYVAVFEQVEALLPKELDAENRRRFAQTLFNRLMFLRFVERKGWMEFGGRVRYDYLHALYKAGQNEKKSFYRNRLRRLFFEGLSKEKDQPADVIGKVPFLNGGLFEETPLDKKVKNVPEEAFEPLIGANGLLYRYNFTVTESTPVDVEVAVDPEMLGRVFEGLVNARHESGSYYTPRPIVAFMCREALKGYLLDKTDCPPDAVSSLVDEHDVKGITPVAAGQVVDALEHLKAVDPACGSGAYLLGLLQEMISLYQLLFREELVTDPRSLYDLKLHVISHNLYGVDIDPLAVNIAMLRLWLSLIVEFEGGNPPSLPNLDFKIECGDSLLGPDPQITDLFLVQFFEAQAAGLQKLKDKYMKAHGENKEVLRQSIQKQQNRIEKQLAPARQGAMHWCLQFAEVFGERRGFDIVLANPPYVRQELISAIKPQLKETYPKIYAGTADLYCYFYARAIELLRDKGMLVFISSNKWFRAGYGENLRQHIADSCNVLSITDFGDLPVFESATAYPMIFVAKKKTGNEEEDAARASLEPTRFTRVESLNPPYPDVLAIIRTEGDAIPEDALRGKNWTIAKGKTAARLAQMEQTGVRLSEYVDNQIYYGIKTGFNKAFIIDGVKRAELIAEDPGSADLIKPLALGKDIRKWRIEQKDRWLIFTRHGTSIDEYPAVKRHLMRWRENLEPRPRDWPSGEEWNGRKPGPYKWYEIQDNVAYYQEFDRLKIVYPVIGKGPCFAFDDSGACTNDKAFIIPVDDLFLLGVLNSSPFWEMIRNMCSPLRGGFWELRSVHLGEMPIPIPEPRRKKRVELLVRKCLESREKSKADLEQEIDEIVAGLYGL; encoded by the coding sequence GTGGACGATGTAATTGTTCTCGATCATACCGTGGAACTCTACGTGGCCACCCAGTGCATATGCGGACGGAAACTTCCCGAAGACCTCCGCGACACGGTCGCGAAAGACGTCAAGAAGCAGTTCAACAAGTGGTTTAACGCATCCTCGGTGCAGCACGGCGTTGAAGGGAGCTGGACGCTGCCGGACGGCACACTTGCCGAGGAGAATGTCGATATCGTCTATTCCAAGTGCGACCGCGAGACTCTGGAGAGCATTGCCGACGAGGTCAAGGGGTTTGCTGTCGCCGTAGCCGATCGCCTCAGCCAGGACCGCGTTTCCCTGGTTATTGACGGCACCATGCTCCTTTACCCCCGCTCCCGGACCGATGTGCCGTGCGTGCACGAAGCGAGGAAACTTGCGGAGCCCACGGAGCACGACCTTGCCGAAGCCGTCAGGGCGGCCAGTCCCGCCGCCAGAGTGGACCGGCTCAAGGCCATTCACGCGCTCGTACAACGCGACTGGAGCGAGGACAGCGGCCTTGAAGCCGCCCGCGACCTCTTCTGCGGCCTGCTTGGATACGAATACGCCGGAGGGCACCTGCCCTGCTACAAATGGCCCGACAAGCTCTCCGGCCATATCGCGGGGCCGCCCATGATTCTCGCCGATGCCAATGGGTTCAAGGTGGTATATCTGCAGCTCAGCCGGGAGAAACTGCTCCGGGTTCCCGAACGCGAGGTCATTGCGCGGATTCTTCACGACGATCCGTCCTTTCGCGGCGTCTTCGTCGTCTCGGACAAGGCCCGAAAACAGTGGGAGCTGGTCAACGCCAAGGTTTCCAGTGAGTCCGTGCGGGGGCTCATCCTCCGGCGACTGCAGATCGGCGTCGCCGACGGCGGACGCACCACCACCGAACGCCTGGCCATCCTCGATATTACCGGCGAAGACAAACTGGATGCCGCCGCGATCCAGCAGCGCCATGACAATGCCTTCGACGTCGAAGCGGTCACAAAGGGGTTCTACAAAGACTATGTCGCGGTGTTCGAGCAGGTCGAAGCGCTGCTCCCCAAAGAACTCGATGCCGAGAACCGGCGGAGATTTGCCCAGACCCTGTTCAACCGCCTCATGTTTCTCCGGTTCGTCGAACGCAAAGGCTGGATGGAATTCGGCGGCCGAGTTAGGTATGACTACCTGCACGCGCTCTATAAAGCCGGACAGAACGAGAAGAAATCGTTCTACCGAAACCGGCTGCGCCGCCTTTTCTTCGAGGGACTCTCCAAAGAGAAGGACCAGCCTGCCGACGTCATCGGCAAGGTTCCCTTCCTCAACGGCGGCCTTTTCGAGGAAACGCCGCTCGACAAGAAGGTGAAGAATGTCCCCGAAGAGGCGTTTGAACCCCTGATCGGCGCAAACGGCCTGCTCTACCGCTACAATTTCACCGTCACGGAATCCACGCCCGTTGACGTCGAGGTCGCGGTCGATCCCGAAATGCTCGGGAGAGTGTTCGAAGGGCTGGTAAACGCCAGACACGAGAGCGGCTCCTACTACACGCCCCGGCCTATCGTGGCCTTCATGTGCCGCGAAGCACTGAAAGGCTACCTTCTCGACAAGACCGATTGCCCGCCCGACGCGGTCTCGAGCCTCGTGGATGAGCACGACGTCAAGGGAATCACGCCGGTCGCCGCCGGCCAGGTCGTTGACGCCCTCGAACACCTCAAAGCCGTTGACCCCGCCTGCGGCTCCGGCGCCTACCTGCTCGGGCTGCTGCAGGAAATGATCAGCCTATACCAACTCCTGTTCCGCGAGGAACTCGTCACGGATCCCCGCTCGCTTTACGACCTTAAACTCCACGTTATCAGCCACAACCTCTACGGCGTTGACATCGACCCGCTGGCCGTGAATATCGCCATGCTACGCCTCTGGCTCTCGCTCATCGTGGAATTCGAGGGCGGCAATCCGCCTTCCCTGCCCAACCTCGATTTCAAAATCGAGTGCGGTGACTCTCTGCTCGGGCCCGACCCGCAAATTACCGACCTCTTCCTGGTCCAGTTCTTCGAAGCTCAGGCAGCCGGCCTTCAAAAACTGAAAGACAAGTACATGAAGGCCCACGGCGAAAACAAAGAAGTTCTCCGTCAGTCCATCCAGAAGCAGCAGAACCGCATCGAAAAACAGCTCGCCCCGGCCCGGCAGGGCGCCATGCATTGGTGTCTCCAGTTCGCCGAAGTCTTCGGGGAACGACGCGGGTTCGACATCGTCCTGGCAAATCCGCCATACGTCAGACAGGAGCTCATCAGCGCAATCAAACCGCAGTTGAAGGAGACATACCCCAAGATATATGCGGGAACGGCGGACCTCTACTGCTACTTCTACGCCCGGGCTATCGAACTGCTTCGAGATAAAGGCATGCTCGTCTTCATCTCTTCAAACAAATGGTTCCGGGCCGGGTATGGCGAGAATCTGCGGCAACACATTGCCGACAGCTGCAATGTCCTAAGCATTACCGACTTCGGCGATCTTCCGGTTTTTGAAAGTGCTACAGCCTATCCAATGATCTTCGTAGCCAAAAAGAAGACCGGGAATGAAGAGGAGGACGCTGCAAGGGCAAGTCTAGAGCCTACGCGCTTTACGCGTGTAGAGTCCCTTAACCCGCCTTATCCGGATGTCTTGGCGATAATTCGAACGGAAGGCGATGCAATTCCTGAAGATGCTTTGAGGGGAAAGAACTGGACAATAGCCAAGGGTAAAACGGCTGCACGTCTTGCCCAAATGGAGCAGACAGGCGTGCGCTTGTCGGAGTATGTGGATAATCAGATTTACTACGGTATCAAGACTGGCTTCAACAAGGCGTTTATCATTGACGGTGTCAAGCGCGCCGAACTGATCGCTGAAGATCCCGGGAGCGCCGACCTCATCAAGCCGCTGGCACTTGGCAAAGACATACGCAAGTGGCGTATCGAACAGAAGGATCGGTGGCTCATATTCACTCGCCACGGCACTAGCATTGACGAATACCCGGCCGTCAAGCGACATCTCATGCGCTGGCGTGAGAATCTGGAACCACGCCCTCGGGACTGGCCCAGCGGCGAAGAATGGAATGGCCGCAAGCCAGGCCCATACAAATGGTACGAAATACAAGACAATGTCGCATACTATCAAGAATTTGACAGGCTGAAGATTGTCTATCCCGTCATTGGAAAAGGGCCTTGTTTTGCCTTCGATGACTCTGGCGCGTGTACAAATGACAAGGCGTTCATAATACCTGTAGACGATCTTTTCCTGCTGGGAGTTCTTAATAGTTCTCCATTCTGGGAAATGATAAGGAACATGTGCTCTCCCCTCCGGGGCGGTTTTTGGGAGTTACGCTCCGTGCATTTAGGAGAGATGCCGATCCCCATTCCTGAGCCTAGGCGCAAGAAAAGGGTTGAGCTCCTTGTCAGGAAATGCCTCGAGTCGCGCGAGAAAAGCAAAGCTGACTTGGAGCAGGAAATAGACGAGATAGTCGCGGGTCTGTATGGGCTGTAG
- a CDS encoding RNA polymerase sigma factor RpoD/SigA, whose amino-acid sequence METRPRTESIKKVFWELLGFDPVRDSLGPLFLGHSDVTDVEVFGALEDFPLVLVTFDGLSHWGPAQVHDAWMKVRKTWPSCLVLGTDSARADWVLAYQEPGKTKVILLPIFKDKDYSAQSLGRIAFALDLSTSANAIDIEKALAGALNWRRCDALVDQWVEEHSGPSQPALSLWMETMRAWPLFTEEQEREVFEKLAGLWPMDDRDGQLCPFGRARPYFEECVLRNLRLVAWLAHKYKWACQSANQLLDTLQEGTIGLMRAVQRFDIARDVKFSTFAYYWTRQTITRYLHETFGTIRVPVHVHEQLTRMKRVERDLSQNGMPFPQMEDIANAMGMPLDRFRDLLSVPRYRLAFQDNCKVSSRTHPQVPDGAFGNTQSYIAMILVRATVDEALSALPPKEAEIIRLRFGLDGDAPKTLQEVGNLLGLTRERIRQVEKQALERLSKPPLKALLRPCCEEVLNFDSPFFAGLN is encoded by the coding sequence TTGGAGACACGTCCACGAACCGAATCCATTAAGAAGGTGTTCTGGGAATTATTGGGGTTCGATCCTGTTCGGGACAGCCTCGGCCCGCTCTTCCTGGGCCATTCTGACGTAACGGATGTAGAAGTCTTCGGGGCGTTGGAGGATTTTCCGCTTGTCCTTGTGACGTTTGATGGCCTCAGCCATTGGGGGCCTGCGCAGGTACACGACGCCTGGATGAAGGTCAGGAAGACATGGCCGTCCTGCCTGGTTCTCGGGACGGATTCGGCGCGGGCCGACTGGGTCCTTGCATACCAGGAGCCTGGCAAGACTAAAGTTATCCTGCTGCCCATTTTCAAGGACAAAGACTATAGTGCCCAGTCCTTAGGGCGGATCGCCTTCGCACTTGACCTGTCGACATCCGCGAACGCCATCGATATTGAGAAGGCGCTGGCAGGAGCGCTCAATTGGCGGCGTTGCGATGCGCTGGTAGACCAATGGGTTGAGGAGCATAGCGGGCCGTCGCAGCCCGCCCTGTCACTCTGGATGGAGACCATGCGCGCGTGGCCACTATTCACTGAAGAACAGGAGAGAGAAGTCTTCGAGAAATTGGCAGGATTGTGGCCGATGGACGACCGTGACGGTCAATTGTGCCCCTTCGGCCGGGCGCGGCCCTATTTCGAGGAATGCGTGCTCAGGAATCTTCGCCTCGTCGCCTGGCTCGCCCACAAGTACAAATGGGCTTGCCAATCCGCCAATCAACTGCTGGATACGCTGCAGGAAGGCACGATTGGCCTTATGCGCGCGGTACAGCGCTTCGATATCGCGAGGGACGTCAAGTTTTCAACGTTTGCATATTACTGGACTCGCCAGACGATAACCCGGTACTTGCATGAAACCTTCGGAACGATACGAGTGCCCGTGCATGTCCATGAACAGTTAACGCGGATGAAGCGCGTAGAAAGGGACTTGTCTCAGAATGGGATGCCCTTTCCTCAAATGGAAGACATCGCCAATGCTATGGGGATGCCGCTGGATCGTTTCAGGGACCTGCTTTCCGTACCGCGTTACCGCCTTGCGTTTCAAGACAACTGCAAAGTAAGCTCCCGCACGCATCCCCAAGTTCCTGACGGTGCTTTTGGCAATACGCAGAGTTATATTGCCATGATTCTGGTGAGAGCGACTGTGGACGAGGCCCTTTCGGCCCTGCCGCCCAAGGAGGCAGAGATCATCCGCCTGCGTTTTGGACTTGACGGTGATGCTCCCAAAACTCTGCAAGAGGTCGGTAACTTGCTGGGCTTGACCCGTGAACGCATTCGCCAAGTAGAGAAACAGGCTCTGGAAAGATTGAGCAAACCACCCCTGAAAGCGCTCCTTAGACCGTGTTGCGAAGAAGTCCTGAATTTCGATTCGCCCTTCTTCGCCGGACTCAACTAG